GAAATCAGGAGGATGGAGGTCCAGGTGGCTCCTGCAGTGGGAACTGCAGCCTCCAGCCCTTTTCAAAGCACAATTGTGCCCCAGATGggctgaaataaaatgaaataaagcagaTCACAATAAACTGCTCACCTGGAGACCTCCTCTCTGATATCTGATTATGCTCTTGCTGATAATACTGTTTGTTCAGGGAGGTTATTTTGCTAAATAACCAGTAAATAAGCAGGGTCAAGGGTGCAGAAGAAGAGGACATGTACTTCCCTGAGCCTGGGATGTCCAGGGACCTCATCTGCTCCCCCAAACCAACTCAGGGGGTTCATGGAGAGGGGCTGGGAGAGGGATGGACAGCgggatgcaggagctggaggGAGGATGCTGGAAGGGGCAGCACACGGAGCTGCAGGTACCGAGGAGCAGCAGCAAAACCACCCTAAGGCAATGGCAGCTGGGAGGTTTGTGACACTGGGTTTATGGGCACGAGCTGTAGCTTCTCGTTTGGggcaaaataagagaaaaagcaTAAAAAGGCTTCTGTGACCAGCCAAAGTTTGCACCAGCTCTGAAGGGCTGAGGATGAATCTCATAGAAGTGTAACCCATGCAGGTACATGGGAGAGACTGTAAATGAATGGGTTTGTACAACATTCAGTAGGAAAGCAGGGAAAAATCCCAATGTGAAAGGAATTTAACAGCTGTAACGACCCTAAATGGTTGCACAGGAAAATCCCCCATCAACCACAAACAATTTGCTTTTAATGAGAATGCAGGACACGCGCCAGCAGGTTGCTGATTCTTTGTGTAAAATCCTACCGATAATTGCTACACGTGTACCTTTCCATTGTGTCCTATGGAAgcgggatttttatttttatttttttgtttggaacTGAAATTACAAGCAATTTATTAGGGAATAATTAATGCCGAAGCGCCAGAAGATCGTGCCTGACGCTGTGTTTGGAAGAACAGGAGCGAGTCACCAGTAAATCGGTAGTTGGACAGAGCAGGGGAAAGCAACTTGGGAAAGACTCAAGGGATCCGCAGAAGCTTGTCTGGCAGGCAATTCCTCAGTCAAACCATTAATTTTTGTTAATCCTTTGCAAAAATCTGGTGATTTGGGAACAAAATTTCACAACAATTTCAGCACTGCTTTAGGAGGCCAAATCCTATTACTGGATAACGGGACTTTGGCTTCCCAGGAGCAGAGACACTTTGGAAGATGTGGGTTGATAGTAGGTTCTCTTTTCATTATTGGATTAAAACCTACTCCACTCTTAATCCTGCACAGGGAACTGATAAGCAGGGAGCTACACCAGTCTGGAAACCAACTGGAGCATAAAACGGCAGTGACCGTTCCTGCGGCTGACGCTCACGCTGTGATTTCGGGTTATTCCTGGGACTTTCTGCTGATGGAGTTTGGCTGTCCTGGCTTACGCAGGCTGGGGTAGCCTGGCTCAAAATGATGTCCCAAGGTTCTTCCTGCTCAGAGACACCCCTAGAAATGGCATCCCAGGAGCACTGGCATTTTGGAGGTATTTTGGTAGAGGAGAaaagctcttttcttttttaaatcaagcTGTACTTGTGGGAATTAAGATTGGTTTTCATGTGGTTTTCAGgccacctgccctgaggacagttatgaacaaaaccaggaaaattattttgaagGAAGAAACAAAGCTGAGAAGAAAAATCAGGGAGAGCATTTAAAGCTGCTGGTGGGAGCTTGATGCCCTGGACTGCAACTCCCTGCCGTTGCCCCCCCATTTTTAATTACAAGCAGTCAAACAGTAAAGACCTTAATGGACATCTTAATTATTGCATTAAAGTTTGAAATGGAAAATTCCTCATTACGTGCCATGAAATAGGTCAcggctgcaataaatggtgatatTTTGCTTGTTACGGCACTGGGTGCCCTTTGCAGAATGGTGGTGACTTTGGGGCATGTCCCAGCCCCGGGGACCTGGCAGGTGGATGTTAGATCAGGTTTCTGCTGTGAGAGCATCTGCTTGTGTTTTCAAGGCGAACGTATCAGAGATAAATGCTCTTTGctatttcttttctcctccacacagtgctttttttcttctatgttttGCTTTCCATCTGCTCGGATGGGTTTATTGATTTAGTGTTATGCAAACTGCAATAAAACAGTATTCTTCCAATACTCCAGAGCCAGCTACTGAATGTGCCCCAAACAATTTAAATACAAACCAACCCATCAATTCCAGATCTCGGCAGCAACACAATGTACCTGTGATTTATCAGCCTTTAAGCCCAGTCACAAATTCCCAGACCCTTTGGCACCGGTCCCAGCCCGTCCAGTCTAAGGAATACAGCAGAGCTCCTTTTCTCTCAGGATTTTCACACTTGCAGGATACCATGAAGAAGAACGGGGCAAGGTTTAAGGTGGGCCTGTGACTTCTTAGAGCTTTTCAGGTTGAAATAGCTTAGGTGTGTATGTCAGGGGTTGGCTATACCTTTACAAGAGGAGCAGAAGGACAGGAAAAGTTAAGGATAACTTGCATTCTGCTGAATTACCTTCAGCATTGCTTTCATAACacaaagtgtcttttttttttcagagcacatTGAGAAGAGAACTAGTGGAGTCTGCAGACTTTATTTTCTTGATTGTGTGAATCTAAAATTCCTTTAGGGGCTGCACCTCAGTGGGGCTGGGATCTGCTCGCTgccagctgttccagctgtgccACCTCTGCCAGCCAAGCAAGCCATACCAGACttgccagctgtgccagctgtgccAGGCCCAGCAGCTCTCGGCCAGCCAGGAGCTGCCACATCCCAAATCTAACAGCTCCCTCTGTTGGCATCTGTTCGAACCTCTCAGTGAGGATGGAAAAGAGTTGGCAATGTGTTAATTGTTTTTTAGCCCAGCCTCCAGGTGGAAGGTGATCTGTCCACAGGAGAACATCCCACCTCACCAAACACTTGTTTCATTTGTGTTATTACTCTAAAAATTTATATCAGACTATGTCTCCTGATGCTGCAGTGACCACAGCTTTACTGAAAACAGCTTTTCAGTCATTTTTCCAGAATAAGTGGGAAGAAGATGTAGCTGGATGTGCTCTGAGATCCAACATCCAAGTATATGTGAGGATACTGGGAAAATCTGCCAGCCCAGATATTCTCACAGCTTCCCCATCCTCTCACACCAGCCCTAAGGAGTTAATCACACTAAACACACTTGAGGTCTGTCTGTCCCTTACTGATCACCAAGTTAGCATCTCCACATTCAAAGGAAAATCAGACAGTCTGCAAATTATTCActacctttatttttttcaggtCCTTCCATAACAAAAACCCTCAGATGGCAAGCTTTGGCAAGGTTGCTTAAACAAATAATAGCACAGCAATGTCAAATGGTTTCAGTACTTCACCAAAGAGGTAAGAATATAATGAAACCTAAACCTCAAATGTACTCCAAATATTTAACTTATTAGCCCGCTTACAGGGACAGATAATCCGGACAACCCACAAAAACGTTACCTGGATTTACAGCGAAGGCACGGCCAGAAATGTTGACTTTCCTTTAACAATCTCAGTTCCAGATTTCCCAGTTTGCAGAACCAAGGGATGCCCAAGCTGCCTGGGTCAAATGTGAGTGATTCAAACCGATCAACTCACCCACAGAAAATGGTGCAACCAGCAAAGACAACCAGAATTCACTCTTTTTGCTCCTGAActgcaatgctgaacagctggggaagatgttgggtttggtttttgttggtttttttttttttttttaataaaaaagccaccttgtttttttttttcctgtgtcgcTATAGGAAAAGCCATGCAAACAATCTGCTGGGACTGGAGGAGGGACAAGGCTGGCAGAGATGTCTGCACAGCCTCGGGCCTTTGGCAAGCCTGGTTTCCATTTGCTCTGTGTGCCCTCCCCATTTTACCCACTGATTCTAAGATGCTTCCCAGCAGCGTCCACGTGTCCTGGCTCTGCAGCGCCCCAGATACAGGGTTGTACCTGTGGTAGTAACCAGCATTTTAGAGAAAAagcacagaaggagaaaaaaatactttcttatcTCTCTGGCCCCCAATCAGACCACACTGATGCTCCATTCTCTTGTGAAGACACCAGGCAGTTGCATCTTTATCTCTTAATACCCCCAACAAGCTCAGCTTAGTTTAGTGGCACTCATTAGGATCTCTGCAATTAAAAGGCTGTCTGTATTTTCACTATAAACCCAGCTATTCACAAACTTAACATGGCTCCAACATGTCTTCCAAGAGGAAACTTGGCCAAAACAAAAAGAGATGCAGgggataatttattttttcttaaggaAAATGCATCTGAACCTATAGCTTTCCTGCACAGCGAGGTCCCTTGGGAAATCAGCTCCCAAGTCTCAGCTGAAGTTTCCTTGTAAGTATGAGAGAAATCAAAGAGATCCTTTCAGACTGCAAGCAATGGGTGCAAGGAAAACCAATGAATTGGTTTAATATCAAATGTCCCATTTAAAATGGATCCTACAAAACCAGGAACTGTAGGCTGGAATATTCTCTCCTTCTAGGAATACTGTGGGTTTTGGTGGGAGTACCACTCAAAATAAGAATGCAGAATCAGGCCTCACATAGATAAAATATAGAATTTGGTacctaaatttaaaaatatttataaataactTAAGACATTCAGGCTCAGAGGCGTGTACAGCCGAGTATTCCCCtctgacagggggaacagcaaggattcacaTACAGTGCTATTGATCCCCAGTGCAGAGATTTGCTTTATGCTTAATGTTGAAACACAACCTGCCTGTTGCAGGCTGTTTGGAAAGCCTCCTGCACACCTTTGAGAGCACGTGGAGGACACATCTGATCAAGAGGAAAGCATCTGGGAGTGTAGATCCATCGCACAGAACACGACCTGTTGTTCTTACTCACAGCACACGGCAAACCAGATCCCGGGGGATTCCTCGGCTGCACCTAGAGTGCAAAGTCAAGCCCAGCTCAGCCTGACCACGGGCAACTGCAGCTTtccttggctcagagatgctcagCCTCAGCTCAGAGCTGGAGATAAGTGACCCGGGAGAGGAGGGAGCCCTCAAGCTCTGCCCTTGAGCAAAGCTGGGCTCAGCTGGTTCGGGCCATCGGCTCTGCAACCTCCTGTCTCAGCTCGCACATGGGGAAGGAAAAATTCATGCAGTCTCATGCTCCTGGGTCTACAGGAGACGTCCGGCCAGAAGCTTTCCCCTGAAGGGAAGCCTTGAATCCATCTCACAACCCATTCTCTTGTACACCTGGCTTGTTCCTGTTGAGCAGACGGCAAAATGAAGGCACATGAGGGAGGGTTAAGGTCAGAGGTACATTCGTTTGGATTATTCCTTTCCTGGAGCTCAGACGACACGTGTCGGGTGGCAGCCAGAGAGCTGGCCATCGTCCCTGCTGTCACAGGATGGTAGAGCATGGAGGGACCCACTCCTGATACAGCAAAGCAGGTCCCCTTGAGGAGGGACCACTCCAGCGCAGAGCATCCAAACCGCAGCTACCTTTGGGTTGAGCTGCTTTGGCCACGTAGATATTTGTCCACTAGACATGGACTGGGGTAAACGAGTCCCATGGGCCATATCTTCACTGGAGATGTTGAGCTGAATGGCTCTAGAGGCCATCAGCCATGCCCTGAGCAAAAAATGAACCCTAGATTTTTTTCTCCCATAGGTTTCATTCAGACCCATTATGTACTTggtctcagtattttttttttccctgtttatcacctaaaaaaaaataaagttctttgGTACTTGTGCGACAATGACATATAGATGTGACATTTCGGCTGCTTGCTGGACTCATCTCTAGAGGTCCATATATGCAGAGTCTGTGTCCACCCTCTGGGCTGCTCCAAACATGAGGAACGCACAGAGGCCAATGCTGTTAACAGCAGCCACCAGGTTGAAAACTGAAATCCAGGAGCCAGTCGTCTCAATCAGGTGGCCAGCCAAGTACACGCAAATGACACCTGGgacaggagaaaacagaaatgcaaaggttctggagccagaccctgcctggagaggagaggagagcagaggactCCCCAGGAAAGGATGAGCTGCAGGGAGGTCTCTTACCTAGGAGGGCTCCACCTGTATTCCCAACACctgtgaagaaaaaagagaaattgcATATTCAAAACGCAGACACAAGATGAAATTttgtacaatgagggtggtgagagcctggcccaggttgcccagaggggtcgtggatgaaccatccctggagacatcccaggccaggctggaaggggctctgagcaacctgagctggtgaagatgtccctgctcatggcaggggtggcgctgggtgagctctgaaggtcccttccgacccaaactattctgtgattctatgagtgcTTTCACCCAGGCTCCCACCTGACGCCCAGGCTGTGCAGAGCAAAACGCTTTGCCGATGGCTGGGACAACCAACACTCACCCTTGTCCCCACCCTTTGGTGCAGGGAAGCATTTGGCAAATCAAAGCCACATTCGTGCATTAACAGCCCCTGGCAATGGCGGGTGTATCACAGAAAGAAACTGAGGCTGCAAATACCAAGTAGATGTTGCACAGAGCAACTTGAACCTTAATTCAGATGACTGTGCACCCCCCATCCCATAcaccccagctctgcagcccaACTGACACCCCACAGGAATCCTCACCAAACAGCAAGCCAGCACACGAGGGGGCCAGATCCTGGACATTCACCGAAATGCCACTAATGAGAAACAGAGAGGGGGAAATGGCTGTTTTAATTGAACACGACTGTTTTTTAAATCATTTACACAGAGTTTAGTTTTTCAAACCACAGGAAAGGATCCTGGACAATAAATGgcactgtcaggagaaaggaggaaagaggctAAGTGTGAAGCAGCACGGTAGAGCACCAGGAGGAAAAGGATTCAAATTAAAGTGGTCAGAGGGGGCAAAATGCAATTCCCCTCCCGCTTCATCTCCCTAATCCCTGCCTGGTCCAACGTGCCCTTGGTACATCCAGCCCTTCCCCACAACACAGGTTTGCCGGATCAGTCCCAACCCAGTGGGCACTGAACTCCACCGGCCTCGCAGGGACCAGCACACAATGCTCAGACAAGTGTGTCAGTTCTTGCTCTGGCAGTCAGACAGAGGCAGCCTCCTTCAAAACCCCAAAATACCGAGCATGGGGTCAGAGCCAAGGGGCACATCTCCTGGTGTTATCATGTTTGTTACCTGTGGTTAAAGGTCTGAAGTCCAACAGAGGCGGAAGCGAACACTATTGCCTTGCAAAAACTGGATGTTTGGCCCAGGCATAAAGCAAAAACGCTTGAGACACCGGAGCCTATAACCTGGAAGAGAGGAAAATTAAGTACCACAGCACATTTTCAGCAAGGAAGAAAGCAACTTCTTTCACAGACAAACTGTCCCCTTTTACAATGGCATGACCTTGGATGCACCAGGTGCTTCTCAAGCCGTTTTTTCCCTGGTGTCCTGCTGTTCTGTGCCACAGGTGTGTTGAGAGGGATGCGGTGCTGCAGAGCAGAGGACGCTCTGTGCTCTCACCCAGCACTTCTATTTCTGCTCACACATGTATTGCTGTTTCCTAGTGTCTAGGGAGTCGTTTGTAGTGACAGCGTGTGGTCAGCCTCTGCCTCGGACAGAACACCTTTCTGAAGCACTCACGAATCTCTGTGCTCAATGTTATTGTTGGTGTGTGCTCTGTTTCTCCGTCAGTTTTTTCCTCCAGATTGCATTTCCCATACGCACTGAGCGCTTGTCTATCTCCAAAGCTACAAAACCTTTCCTCCTTCCACTTAAACCCACCAACCCCGCTCCATCTGGGTCTCATGTGCCGTGCGAGCTGAGCTCAGCAGGCAGCCCCAGTGTCACTCCTGAGgtttcacctctctcacctgcatgAACTTACGGACGGTGATGGTTTTGTACCCTGGAAGAGAAACGAGAGTCACAGTTAAGCACAGCTCAGCAGGTCTGAGCTCAGGTGGCCAAGAGACCACAGGGTAAGGGCATTTCAGAGGGTCAGACTTTATCTCCAGGTGGATATTGTGACTGAGATCAAAGGGAGCCCCATATAGATGGATGGATTTGGATCCTACACTATTTAACCCGTTTTCATATCAGAACCTCACGCTGTCTATTTGCTGGGTCTTTTCCCTACCAACAAGCCCACCTCCTCCCACTCAGATCTTCTTTCCACATCACATAAGAGCTGAGGAAAACCCAAAAGAGCTCTCACCCTGGTTGATCAAATGATCAGAGAGAAATCCACTGAACAAGCTCGTGGGAATTGCAACCAGCCAGGGGATGACATTAAACACCCAACcctgaaagggagagaaaaatcaAGAGAGGTTTGCTGTCAGAGATGAGTTTGTTTTCAAATATTGCATTTGATAGCCTGCAATATTtgtagaagggaagaaaaatgaagtgatCAGGACTTCTTGCAGGATCTCAGCAAGCTCTCAGCTACACCCTGCACCACTCCAAAGTCTGTAGGGTGGCAGGAGCATCACAGGGCTGTGGCATTTGGtagctttgttctttttccttctgtcctggTGATTCTGCATCCAGTGGGGAGGCAGAAAACTGTTTGCTCTGGGAAAGAGGGATTAAATGTGGCAAAGTTTACTGTTCAGCAAGGTGATGTGGCAGAGAGCCACCAAGCCCTGGAAAGCAAGCTGGAGATTCTACTCTGTCCCATGGGTCGTCAGTAAAGCTGCCAGCAACATTTCTGACATCAACTACAACCTCATTAGCAGCATTACTGCGAAGCTGGGGGAACACAGCTGGATTTTCTAATGCCAGGATTAGGTAACATTATGGCTAGCAGCATACTTCGGTCTATTTTCAATTAAGAGACCTTGCTGTAGTTGTAATCACAGATGATTACTGATCATTTGGATTACAGCTGCTCAGATGCATTTTGATGCCCAGGTCCCTGGAGGAGCTGAAATCAGTGCAGGTTGAGCTGGGTTTCACCTCAGCTGGTTGAACCTCCCCATCCATCCATGGAGACAGCCCTTGCTTCCTCAGGAGGCAGGATGCCCGGCTTCAGGATGCTCAGGAAGGCTGAATAACCTTGGATTTGAATAATCCTCTTTCAGCTGCTCCTGGAAATCGTACCAGGGCCCACCTGCATCTTTCGTTGCCTTGGAAACTTTGGGTCTTTGTCACTTTGGAAAATGTTACCCCATAGGACTTGTGGTGTAATATCTCCAGTATCTGAGGTTGCTCAGCAAGTCAACCCCAACACACCACTCTTGTCTCATCCCTGTGGCCCATCGCCCTGAGCAGCATCAGCTGAAATCCTCTACCACCTTCACCCAGGTGGGCTGGGGCAGCGGTGGAGGCAGCTCACCTGCAGAAAGGGACTTTAACTGGTAGGTGACATTCGTTTCCCACACTAAGGATTATCACCCATCCTTTAAAATCAAGCATCCTCAAGCCCCATTTATTAAAATGTAGGAAGTGATTATCAGATGCAGGAATGCTATATAGAGCATCTTACATAAGGGCACCACGATATAATGCTTAACAGATGGTAAATTACGCTGCACAAGCATATTACTCGAGGTGCGCATATCTCGTCACAACAATATGTTTGCTGGTTTAAGAGACGATTTTAATATAAATAGCAAGTATACCATAAAGTGCCTTATACATGTAATATGAAAAGGCATTTGTAAGAAGCTCTGGAAATTATAAAAAACGAACAGAGGCATTGTGGAAAAGATTGTCTGAGTTTCTGAGAACAAGAACACCAGCTCTCAGCCCAGCTGAGTACTGCCTCGTTTTCTGAAATATGGGGACACTGTTTGTGCTGAGAAGGAAGCTTTCATAGTATTTTTGAAGTACAAGTTTTTAATGGTAGTTATCGTTTTCACGGGAGTGAAAACCCAGGAGTGAATGGGTTGATGGTCATTTGCAATAATGTCATGGATCTGTGCCATTTGAAAACCGTCCTTCCCTGAGAAGAAAAACAgactaaaccccaaatataatcctctTTTCCCTCCTGGAATGTGCTCCAGCTCTGCCTCACTTCAGCATCCCTAAAGAAGCGACTGGAATCCAGCCTCTGCCTACCTGGATGGAGGATTCTTGCACCTCAGGCTGGAcatgacatgaggaagaaactttttacacagagggtggtgagagcctggcccaggttgcccagagaggtggtgaaatccctggagacatcccaggtcaggctggacagggctctgagcaacctgagctggtgaagatgtccctgctcgtggcaggggtggcactggggagctgggaaggtccctccaacccaaactgttctatgattctatctccaAATGCATGTGCATGGGGGTAATAGCTCCCAACCCCACAGGGaaacctcccaccccctcctgctcTCACCAAGTCCCTTTGCCCTCACCCTACTCCCCAACCAACCCCTTTGGGCAGGAACCCAGCGCGACCTCATTTGCACGGAGACCGGCAATGCCTGTGCCTCAGAGCCACCTTACCTTTGACTCGGGGAAAGTTTCCTTAAAGAAAGTTGGCAGCCAGGAAAGGAGAGTGAAAAACGTGCTGGCTGTGCAAAGCTGAGCGATGATGACAGCCCTAGAAATACACAGCGGGGAGAAAATAATCAGGAGTGACAGGTCATGCCGGGTGGGAAACGTGCACTTGAGCAACCCAATGTTTCAGTTCCTGGGCTATAAATAAATACCTCACAGCGCTATGATTGCTtcctgagatttttttcataGATAACTGCTCCTTTTGGCTCGCACcactccttccctccctgccctcaTCCCCCAGCGCCCGACGTCGGTCCCAGGTTCAGACAAGGTTAATTGCAATAGCGATTGTTCGAGTGCATTTCCCACCAGTCCCTTGAGTGCTGCAAGAGCTGCCCGGTTCCAAGaggtgttgtttggggttttctagGGATTTGTTATCAGCAGATGCTCCGTGGTTATTCAAGGCAGGAATGGGCTCGCTGCCCCTGCAGCCTCCCTGTCTTTAAACAGCCCTTGGGAACGTGCTCAGATGAGCTTCAGTACCAAATGCAGAATGCCAAAGAAAATAATGGCTAATTAAAAAGATGTTTTGCCAGCAATGAGAACACAGCTACCTACCATATTGGTGCCTTCCTAAACAACTGCTTCCAGGGAACTTTGGTCTGCTTGGATATCGAGAGGCTTCTCATTAAATAATCGATGGGGATGATGAGTTCTGCAGGGAAGAAAATATCCAAAGGAAAGCTCTGATCAGTAATTTTctttgcagctggagagagccCTAAGAGATCACTATACAACTACCTTTAATCTTCTAACCCTTGCTTTCTGACTATACCACCATTGAATGCTCAGGAAAACACCTTGTCATGTTGACCAACATTTTTCCACTGCATCCACACATTTTCCCATCCAACCACCTTCACACACTTGTTATTTCTCTTgttataattaaataaaaatcccTTGGGCAGGGAGCAGTTTTGGATTTTGTgcagcaccagctcctggtgaactGGGCTTCTATACCATGCTCGCACTAATAATGCTGTAACCAGGTGTAATGATGTCCCCATGTGTGGAATTACTCCCAGACAGCTATTTGGGAGGAGATATTCTGGATTAACTGGTTTTTAAAAGCTCTATGTGTAGATGCTCTTAGTTTAAAATAAGTATCTTGCCCTGCTTTAGCTTAATCCACTTTGAAGATCACGCTCTGTTTGGTGTTTTCACTGGTGCTTAAGGGTACCGAGCAGTCAGATCAGGCTCTCGACAGTAACATAATCCAGCGTGGGACTTGAAATAGGAAATCAGCAATATAAGAGCTCAAAACCTTGTTTCTGGGTTTAGTGTCTTGGATAGAGAGACAGCGTGTATTATAAAACACATCTGAACAAAAGGGTTTTATGTATAACCAGGCATGATCTTGGAAATATGGGggatttacagaaaataaaggaGAGGAACCATCAGGTCGCGCAGCCTCGGGAGCACCGGTGGCAGCACTTACCTTTCTCACTCAGGAGGTACTTGCAGGTGCAGTAAACCCAGAGCAAAGTGAGCAAGCCAGAGAAATAGAAAACACTCTCCCAGCCATACCAGTCCAGGAGGAGAGACCCTGCACCACCGATCACCAGCGTCCTGCAAGGGAAGCCACACTGGGATTTACAGGTCTGGGTAAGAGCGTTTGGGCTGCAGATGTCAGTGGGAGATGCTCCCTGGGGTGGATGCTGCGTGTCACCAAATGCACTTTAAAGAGTCCATCTGCATGGTCCACCTCGTGACTCTGCAACCTGCCCTGTTCCCtgtgtgacatctcaggatcctcATCTGGACAGGAGAAATCACTACAGGATCTCATGCTTGCCTGTCCTGCACTGAAAATGAGGTTGCTGGTGTGCAGAAACTATCTCAGAGAATGTATAAATCAGCAAAAGAAACGAGTACACTGGAAAACTAAGTGattaaacacaaaaatatttctatttggcTTTTAAGCAACCCTTCCATTTAGACAGTACATTCTCATGGAGATTAGCAGAGATGGGAAAGTCGTATTGTCCTCGTTCAT
The DNA window shown above is from Patagioenas fasciata isolate bPatFas1 chromosome 16, bPatFas1.hap1, whole genome shotgun sequence and carries:
- the SLC17A9 gene encoding voltage-gated purine nucleotide uniporter SLC17A9 isoform X2, which produces MLLLGTCLLYCARVTVPICAIALSTHFDWDKKQSGIVLSSFFWGYCLTQIIGGHISDQIGGEKVLLLSASAWGFLTVLTPLLTHLTSAHLVFMTCSRFLMGLLQGVYFPSLASLLSQKVRESERAFTYSTVGTGSQFGTLVIGGAGSLLLDWYGWESVFYFSGLLTLLWVYCTCKYLLSEKELIIPIDYLMRSLSISKQTKVPWKQLFRKAPIWAVIIAQLCTASTFFTLLSWLPTFFKETFPESKGWVFNVIPWLVAIPTSLFSGFLSDHLINQGYKTITVRKFMQVIGSGVSSVFALCLGQTSSFCKAIVFASASVGLQTFNHSGISVNVQDLAPSCAGLLFGVGNTGGALLGVICVYLAGHLIETTGSWISVFNLVAAVNSIGLCAFLMFGAAQRVDTDSAYMDL
- the SLC17A9 gene encoding voltage-gated purine nucleotide uniporter SLC17A9 isoform X1; its protein translation is MAAGAGSRNVSLCSAEQRDGMRRDGGGDPYWSRPESRVWTVMLLLGTCLLYCARVTVPICAIALSTHFDWDKKQSGIVLSSFFWGYCLTQIIGGHISDQIGGEKVLLLSASAWGFLTVLTPLLTHLTSAHLVFMTCSRFLMGLLQGVYFPSLASLLSQKVRESERAFTYSTVGTGSQFGTLVIGGAGSLLLDWYGWESVFYFSGLLTLLWVYCTCKYLLSEKELIIPIDYLMRSLSISKQTKVPWKQLFRKAPIWAVIIAQLCTASTFFTLLSWLPTFFKETFPESKGWVFNVIPWLVAIPTSLFSGFLSDHLINQGYKTITVRKFMQVIGSGVSSVFALCLGQTSSFCKAIVFASASVGLQTFNHSGISVNVQDLAPSCAGLLFGVGNTGGALLGVICVYLAGHLIETTGSWISVFNLVAAVNSIGLCAFLMFGAAQRVDTDSAYMDL